The following are encoded in a window of Roseimaritima ulvae genomic DNA:
- a CDS encoding DUF6807 domain-containing protein: MLVPPDFSRRFSSCGLFVLMLGLGGLLPSPARSQSPAGESPQYTVQEDRDGVEIQLDGKPITKYWYSYAAKPILWPLVGVGGSELTRGYPMRDAADGEKSDHIHHRSFWMTHGDVNGVDFWAEGEDCGKITPLGPAKVSGGETATIDARHEWKDADGKRLLTDRWQLTFDGDEDARWIDCVFSLTASDGDVVFGDTKEGSFGIRVAGTMKVDAGKGGELVNAEGLKNKQAWGKPSAWVDYHGPVGGTQEGIAVLNHPKSYGFPVRWHVRTYGLFAANPFGEHHFTGGKDTGGKTLPAGKTWRLAFRVLLHDGEQSVEDVQRVWQQYSEQPLK; this comes from the coding sequence ATGCTGGTCCCGCCAGATTTTTCTCGTCGTTTTTCATCCTGTGGTTTGTTTGTGTTGATGTTAGGCCTGGGGGGCTTGCTGCCCTCCCCCGCCCGTTCGCAATCGCCCGCCGGTGAATCGCCTCAATACACCGTCCAAGAGGACCGCGATGGGGTCGAAATTCAGCTGGACGGCAAACCGATCACGAAATACTGGTATTCCTATGCGGCCAAACCCATCTTGTGGCCGCTGGTCGGTGTCGGCGGCAGCGAATTGACGCGTGGTTATCCGATGCGTGACGCCGCCGATGGCGAGAAGAGCGACCACATTCATCATCGCTCGTTTTGGATGACGCATGGCGATGTGAACGGCGTCGATTTCTGGGCTGAGGGCGAGGACTGTGGCAAAATCACTCCGCTGGGACCGGCCAAGGTCAGCGGTGGCGAAACGGCCACCATCGACGCCCGACACGAATGGAAAGACGCCGACGGCAAGCGTCTCTTAACCGACCGCTGGCAGCTGACGTTTGATGGCGACGAAGACGCTCGCTGGATCGACTGCGTGTTTTCGCTGACCGCCAGCGACGGCGACGTGGTGTTTGGCGACACCAAAGAAGGCAGTTTTGGGATTCGCGTGGCCGGGACGATGAAGGTCGACGCCGGCAAGGGCGGTGAACTGGTCAACGCCGAAGGCTTGAAGAACAAACAAGCTTGGGGGAAACCTTCGGCGTGGGTCGACTATCACGGCCCGGTCGGCGGCACACAGGAAGGCATCGCCGTGTTGAACCATCCCAAAAGTTATGGTTTCCCGGTGCGTTGGCACGTCCGTACCTATGGCCTGTTCGCCGCCAATCCGTTTGGCGAACATCACTTCACCGGTGGCAAAGACACGGGCGGGAAAACCTTGCCGGCTGGGAAAACCTGGCGGCTGGCGTTTCGCGTCTTGCTGCATGATGGCGAGCAGAGTGTCGAGGACGTGCAGCGAGTCTGGCAGCAGTACAGCGAGCAACCGCTCAAGTAG
- a CDS encoding lipase family protein, which translates to MTEVIKDPGEVPVVVHSKVTGPVAELSFLRKALLFAELAMIAYNDEDEATRAATAAGFPDVTLFDNDGSQAFRFRNQQDCIIACRGTEPNEWNDIQADVDAAAVLAETAGKVHRGFKKEVDDLWPELETALTDNDAPLWFCGHSLGGAMATICAGRCFLSHIASEPSALFTYGSPRVGDNAYVNHVELDHYRWVNNNDIVTRVPPAWMGYRHAGQEVYLDSAGKIRKYDYVRKRMDRWRGFWRSLRRWKIDHFSDHSIHRYIDAVLSAVLQERTDVRQGQAPGKADDFASPAPPTSDAPVASDTPPSTKAESPKTSGAS; encoded by the coding sequence GTGACGGAAGTAATCAAGGATCCGGGCGAAGTACCGGTCGTCGTTCATTCAAAGGTTACCGGCCCGGTTGCCGAACTGTCGTTTTTGAGAAAAGCGTTGCTGTTCGCCGAGCTGGCGATGATCGCTTACAACGACGAAGACGAAGCGACCAGGGCCGCGACGGCTGCGGGGTTTCCCGATGTCACGCTGTTCGACAACGACGGCTCGCAAGCGTTTCGGTTTCGCAACCAACAGGATTGCATCATCGCCTGTCGCGGCACCGAGCCCAACGAATGGAATGACATCCAAGCCGATGTCGACGCCGCCGCCGTGTTGGCGGAAACGGCCGGCAAAGTGCATCGCGGCTTTAAAAAGGAAGTCGACGATCTGTGGCCTGAATTGGAAACCGCGTTAACCGACAACGACGCGCCGCTGTGGTTCTGCGGACATTCGCTGGGCGGTGCGATGGCGACCATTTGCGCAGGACGCTGTTTCCTGTCGCATATCGCCTCAGAGCCGTCTGCTCTGTTCACTTACGGCAGCCCGCGGGTGGGCGACAATGCCTACGTGAACCATGTGGAATTGGACCATTACCGCTGGGTCAACAACAACGACATCGTGACTCGGGTGCCGCCGGCCTGGATGGGATATCGGCACGCCGGCCAGGAGGTCTACCTGGACAGCGCCGGCAAAATTCGCAAGTACGACTACGTGCGAAAACGAATGGATCGCTGGCGCGGCTTTTGGCGTTCGCTGCGGCGATGGAAAATCGATCACTTCAGTGACCACAGCATCCACCGATATATCGATGCGGTGCTGAGCGCGGTGTTGCAAGAACGCACCGACGTCCGCCAGGGACAGGCTCCGGGAAAAGCCGACGACTTTGCCAGTCCCGCACCACCAACCAGCGACGCGCCGGTTGCGTCCGACACACCACCTTCGACCAAGGCGGAATCGCCAAAAACTTCGGGCGCCTCTTAA
- a CDS encoding PAS domain S-box protein, with amino-acid sequence MRRRGVADWNAGAEKLFGFSAEEMVGQSVLNRIVPEPQKEQFLSTLRGIERGEQIEPFETLRKNKRGQLVPVAIRVSPILDSE; translated from the coding sequence GTGCGACGGCGGGGCGTTGCCGACTGGAACGCCGGGGCGGAAAAACTGTTTGGGTTTTCCGCCGAGGAAATGGTCGGCCAGTCGGTGCTGAACCGGATCGTGCCCGAGCCGCAGAAAGAGCAGTTTCTGTCGACGCTGCGAGGCATCGAACGAGGCGAGCAAATTGAACCGTTTGAAACCCTGCGGAAAAACAAGCGTGGGCAACTGGTCCCGGTCGCCATCCGGGTTTCGCCGATTCTGGACAGCGAGTAG
- a CDS encoding hybrid sensor histidine kinase/response regulator, translated as MYARQTRPRDEELIETISAVAAQLSQFLERCNAEQQLQRSQEELLGSEERLRLALDAGRMGSWEWNVASGGVSWSSTLEKIHGLEVGQFAGTWEAYQQDMHPDDRDDVLATIEHTLQHGQSQYIEYRIVWPDGSVHWLESRGRVFRDDAGRPLRMIGICSDITTRKQFEQTLRFLAESSKSLATLVDYRSTLQKIASLAVPHFADWCAVDILEADGGVQRLAVAHADPAKLPLAEQLYRRYPSPPDAAHGAVKVLRTGEPEWTAEVTDAMLQRVAEDDTHLAMLRQLGLTSYMCVPLRGKDEFLAMLAHELRNPLAPIRSGLDLLAMNSAGEDTTVSLMQEQLEHVVRLVDDLLDVSRIMRGRVELRKENVDLATLVERSVHAVRPLIDSHQQQLVVRGAEQPLCLEADPVRIAQVIENLLTNASKYMDAGGRIELDVQRQDDWAVLTVQDTGVGIDAELLPQVFDLFTQASRSLDRSQGGLGIGLTLVQRLVEMHGGTVAAHSEGLGCGSKFEVRLPLTEKTCSPPAAESGDSKQAACRVCVVDDNRAAAWLLKALLEKLGDHTVQTAGDGPALLATIHGFQPDVVFLDIGLPGMDGHQVAREIRRQREFDDVLLVALTGYGQAEDRKNSRDAGFDLHLVKPPSVDQIKMVFTHPKLAAQSEQTS; from the coding sequence TTGTACGCTCGCCAGACGCGACCCCGCGATGAGGAATTGATCGAAACCATCAGTGCGGTGGCGGCGCAGCTGTCGCAGTTTCTGGAACGCTGCAACGCCGAACAACAACTGCAACGCAGCCAGGAAGAATTGTTGGGCAGCGAAGAACGTCTGCGGTTGGCGCTGGATGCCGGTCGGATGGGCAGCTGGGAATGGAACGTTGCCAGTGGCGGCGTGAGCTGGTCGTCCACGCTGGAAAAAATCCATGGGCTCGAGGTCGGCCAGTTTGCGGGTACCTGGGAGGCGTATCAGCAAGATATGCATCCGGACGATCGGGACGATGTGCTGGCGACGATCGAACATACCCTCCAGCACGGCCAGTCCCAATATATCGAATACCGCATCGTCTGGCCGGATGGCAGCGTGCATTGGTTGGAGTCCCGCGGGCGGGTGTTCCGCGACGACGCCGGCCGGCCGCTGCGGATGATCGGAATCTGCTCGGATATCACCACCCGCAAACAGTTCGAGCAGACCTTGCGGTTTTTGGCCGAATCCAGCAAGTCGTTGGCGACCTTGGTCGATTACCGGTCGACGTTGCAGAAAATCGCTTCCCTGGCCGTGCCCCATTTTGCGGATTGGTGTGCGGTCGACATTTTGGAAGCCGATGGCGGTGTGCAGCGGTTGGCCGTGGCCCACGCCGATCCCGCCAAACTGCCGTTGGCCGAACAGCTTTATCGTCGTTATCCGTCGCCGCCCGATGCCGCACACGGCGCCGTCAAAGTGCTCCGCACCGGCGAACCGGAATGGACCGCCGAGGTGACCGATGCGATGCTGCAACGGGTCGCGGAGGATGACACGCACCTGGCGATGTTGCGGCAGTTGGGTTTGACCTCTTATATGTGCGTGCCACTGCGGGGCAAAGACGAATTCTTGGCGATGCTGGCCCACGAACTGCGAAATCCCTTGGCGCCGATTCGCAGCGGCCTGGACTTGCTGGCGATGAATTCCGCGGGCGAGGATACGACCGTCAGCTTGATGCAGGAGCAATTGGAGCATGTGGTTCGGTTGGTCGACGATCTGTTAGACGTGTCACGGATCATGCGCGGTAGAGTCGAGCTGCGGAAGGAAAACGTCGATCTGGCGACGCTGGTCGAACGCTCGGTACACGCCGTGAGGCCGCTGATCGACAGCCACCAACAGCAATTAGTCGTGCGGGGTGCCGAGCAACCGCTGTGCTTAGAAGCCGATCCGGTGCGCATTGCTCAGGTCATCGAAAACCTGTTAACCAACGCGTCCAAATACATGGATGCCGGCGGACGCATCGAATTAGACGTGCAGCGGCAAGACGATTGGGCAGTGCTGACCGTGCAGGATACCGGCGTGGGCATCGATGCCGAATTGTTACCTCAGGTGTTTGACCTGTTTACCCAGGCCTCCCGCTCGCTCGATCGCTCTCAAGGCGGATTAGGGATCGGTTTGACTCTGGTGCAACGACTTGTCGAAATGCACGGGGGCACGGTGGCGGCGCACAGCGAAGGGTTGGGCTGTGGCAGTAAATTTGAGGTGCGGTTGCCGCTGACCGAAAAAACTTGTTCACCGCCGGCGGCGGAAAGCGGCGACAGCAAACAGGCGGCTTGTCGGGTGTGCGTCGTCGACGACAACCGCGCCGCGGCGTGGTTGTTAAAAGCACTGTTGGAGAAATTAGGCGACCACACCGTGCAGACGGCTGGGGATGGGCCCGCGTTATTGGCGACGATCCACGGCTTCCAGCCAGATGTGGTGTTTTTGGATATCGGCCTGCCCGGCATGGACGGTCACCAAGTGGCTCGTGAAATTCGCCGCCAGCGCGAATTTGACGACGTCTTATTGGTTGCCTTGACGGGCTATGGGCAAGCCGAAGATCGCAAAAATTCCCGCGACGCCGGTTTTGACCTGCACCTCGTTAAACCTCCGTCGGTGGACCAGATCAAAATGGTTTTTACGCACCCCAAACTGGCAGCGCAGAGCGAGCAAACTTCGTAA
- the metF gene encoding methylenetetrahydrofolate reductase [NAD(P)H], whose amino-acid sequence MKLADYYRDGRRGLSFELFPPKTEAGLQSLYEHVDRLMAFKPDYFTCTYGAGGSTQGLTLDVLSEVRRRTELPVASHLTCVGATADEIRTYLQEASQRGTDFIVALRGDPPKGETTFQAVAGGLRYANELVELIRTQPHPFGIAVAGYPEVHQEALDADSDLSNLKRKVDAGADIVITQLFYDNADFYRFRERCEQNGITVPIVPGLLPITNLAQAQRITSMCKAKLPPQLVQRLSEKEAPDWQFEIGVQHAREQLLDLLKNDAAGMHLYVLNKSQAAEKMLEGCQLGSTA is encoded by the coding sequence ATGAAGCTTGCCGATTACTACCGCGACGGACGCCGTGGCCTGTCGTTTGAATTGTTTCCGCCCAAGACGGAAGCCGGACTGCAGTCGTTGTACGAACACGTCGATCGGTTGATGGCCTTCAAGCCGGATTATTTTACCTGCACCTACGGTGCCGGCGGCTCCACACAAGGCCTGACGCTGGACGTGTTGAGTGAAGTCCGACGACGCACCGAGCTGCCTGTGGCCTCGCACCTGACATGTGTGGGCGCCACGGCCGACGAAATCCGCACCTACCTGCAAGAAGCCTCCCAGCGGGGCACCGATTTTATTGTCGCCCTTCGTGGCGATCCGCCCAAAGGCGAAACCACATTTCAAGCCGTCGCGGGCGGCCTGCGATATGCCAATGAATTGGTGGAACTGATCCGCACCCAACCCCATCCGTTTGGGATCGCCGTCGCCGGATACCCGGAAGTTCACCAAGAAGCCCTCGACGCCGACAGCGATCTGAGCAACCTGAAACGCAAAGTCGACGCGGGCGCCGACATCGTGATTACGCAGCTGTTCTACGACAACGCCGACTTCTATCGGTTCCGCGAACGCTGCGAACAAAACGGCATCACGGTGCCCATCGTGCCGGGACTGTTGCCGATCACCAATCTGGCGCAGGCTCAGCGGATCACCTCGATGTGCAAAGCCAAACTGCCGCCCCAGCTGGTCCAACGGCTCAGCGAAAAAGAAGCCCCCGACTGGCAGTTTGAAATCGGCGTCCAACATGCTCGCGAGCAGTTGCTGGACCTCTTAAAGAACGATGCCGCGGGCATGCATCTGTACGTGCTGAACAAAAGCCAAGCTGCCGAAAAGATGCTCGAAGGCTGCCAGCTCGGTTCCACCGCTTAG
- a CDS encoding phytanoyl-CoA dioxygenase family protein — translation MQQQTEFAIIPDREAIEKIDREIRFFPAENPAPQTLSSADITAWNASGYLAPLSAYDAATADEYRGYFDGLLSDALAAGRDSYSISSAHLKHARVWDLLQHPGIVAPVVDLLGPNVVGWGAHFFCKLPGDGKRVDWHQDCSYWPLTPTKSVTVWLAIDDADLENGCMEVVVGSHTKGLIEFAESDRQSGNVLNQTVSDPEKYGRIQATPLQAGQFSIHSDLLLHGSSPNHSSRRRCGLTLRYCPADVTALLGWNQKGVVVAGQADPDRWPGAARPQTD, via the coding sequence ATGCAACAGCAAACCGAATTCGCCATCATTCCTGACCGCGAAGCGATTGAAAAAATCGATCGGGAAATCCGTTTTTTCCCGGCCGAAAACCCCGCTCCGCAAACGCTTTCCTCCGCCGACATCACCGCCTGGAATGCCTCTGGCTACTTGGCTCCGCTGTCCGCCTACGACGCCGCCACGGCCGACGAGTACCGCGGCTACTTCGATGGTCTGCTCAGCGACGCCTTGGCGGCCGGCCGCGACAGTTACTCGATCAGCAGCGCTCACCTGAAACACGCGCGGGTCTGGGATCTGCTGCAGCATCCGGGCATCGTGGCTCCGGTGGTCGACCTGTTGGGGCCTAACGTGGTGGGCTGGGGAGCCCATTTCTTTTGCAAACTGCCCGGCGATGGCAAACGCGTCGACTGGCATCAGGACTGTAGCTACTGGCCGCTGACGCCCACCAAATCTGTTACCGTGTGGCTGGCCATCGACGACGCGGACCTGGAAAACGGCTGCATGGAAGTTGTCGTTGGATCGCATACCAAGGGCTTGATTGAATTCGCCGAAAGCGATCGTCAGTCCGGCAACGTGCTGAACCAAACCGTCTCGGATCCCGAAAAATACGGCCGCATCCAAGCGACTCCGCTGCAGGCCGGCCAGTTTTCCATCCACAGCGACCTGCTACTGCACGGTTCCTCACCCAATCACTCGTCGCGACGCCGCTGCGGCCTGACGCTGCGATACTGCCCGGCCGATGTCACCGCCCTGTTGGGCTGGAACCAAAAAGGCGTGGTCGTGGCCGGCCAAGCCGATCCCGATCGCTGGCCCGGTGCCGCCCGACCGCAAACCGACTGA
- a CDS encoding HEAT repeat domain-containing protein, with amino-acid sequence MEGSVVEWVRALASTDKSQRAAAAAALARSTQPLSPAIVPLVLAAGQRDDETRMWAADALETAGPPAVADVQRLVAVLATPAEASDGESAYWAAKLLGRLGPAAAAATAALAKALEQSPYLAVREQAATALGRIGPAAAASTPVLQQAAGESSPRLVRLALAALESIRGMAA; translated from the coding sequence ATGGAAGGATCGGTCGTCGAATGGGTTCGCGCCCTGGCAAGTACGGACAAATCGCAGCGAGCTGCGGCGGCCGCGGCGCTGGCTCGCAGCACGCAACCGCTGTCGCCCGCCATCGTGCCCCTGGTGCTCGCCGCCGGCCAACGCGATGACGAAACCCGAATGTGGGCAGCCGATGCGTTGGAAACCGCCGGCCCGCCGGCGGTTGCGGACGTCCAGCGTCTAGTCGCCGTGCTGGCCACCCCGGCGGAAGCCTCCGACGGTGAATCAGCCTACTGGGCCGCCAAGTTGTTGGGGCGGCTGGGACCGGCCGCCGCCGCCGCAACCGCGGCCCTGGCGAAGGCCCTGGAGCAATCGCCTTACCTGGCCGTTCGCGAACAAGCCGCCACGGCGCTGGGACGTATCGGACCGGCCGCCGCCGCGTCGACGCCGGTGTTGCAGCAGGCCGCCGGTGAGTCTTCGCCGCGACTGGTTCGTTTGGCTCTGGCCGCTTTGGAATCGATTCGCGGGATGGCGGCCTGA
- a CDS encoding endonuclease/exonuclease/phosphatase family protein, with amino-acid sequence MFWKKKRSRSTKSRLPWTRFIGPGVTIVGLLSLLGFGVGKGVDFSKLDTDLVSASTELDGSTVTTPIVGSGKRADRIRIASFNIQVFGEKKSSDPNVMGVLASIMTHFDLVAIQEVRSPKSQPVQRLVDQINASGGQYASIVSPSLGRTSQTEQYAFVWDVTRIRMIPDSSYVVSDPEDRMHREPMAATFQSIVAASSGRSGFKFTLINAHTDPDEVLHDGPDNELNVLDDVYLSIREYEYARQGEEDFVLLGDLNVDREHLYELGAIHGIESVVGDVPTNTAGTKVYDHILVDRATTSEFTGTAGVIDFVKDLNLTKEQALLVSDHLPIWAEFSIYEQPAFAAVATRPSSSAPQR; translated from the coding sequence ATGTTTTGGAAAAAGAAACGCTCGCGGTCCACCAAATCGCGACTGCCCTGGACGCGGTTTATCGGTCCCGGCGTGACGATTGTGGGGCTGTTATCCCTGCTGGGATTCGGCGTCGGCAAAGGCGTCGACTTTTCGAAACTGGACACGGACCTAGTCTCGGCGTCCACCGAATTAGACGGTTCGACCGTGACGACGCCGATCGTGGGCAGCGGCAAGCGAGCCGATCGGATTCGCATCGCCAGCTTCAACATTCAGGTGTTCGGCGAGAAAAAGTCGAGTGATCCCAACGTGATGGGCGTGCTGGCCTCGATCATGACGCACTTTGACCTGGTCGCGATCCAGGAAGTCCGTTCGCCGAAGTCCCAACCGGTGCAGCGACTGGTCGATCAAATCAACGCCAGCGGTGGGCAGTACGCATCGATCGTCAGCCCTTCGCTGGGACGCACCAGCCAGACCGAACAGTACGCGTTTGTCTGGGATGTCACTCGGATCCGCATGATTCCCGATTCCAGCTATGTGGTCAGCGATCCCGAAGACCGCATGCATCGCGAACCGATGGCGGCCACGTTCCAGAGCATTGTGGCGGCGTCCAGCGGCCGCAGCGGTTTCAAATTCACTTTGATCAACGCGCATACCGATCCGGACGAAGTCCTCCACGACGGCCCCGACAATGAACTGAACGTGCTGGATGACGTTTATCTGTCGATTCGCGAGTATGAATACGCGCGCCAGGGCGAAGAGGATTTTGTTTTGCTGGGCGATCTGAACGTAGATCGCGAGCACCTGTATGAACTGGGCGCCATTCACGGAATTGAATCGGTCGTCGGCGACGTGCCCACCAATACCGCGGGTACCAAAGTCTACGACCACATCCTCGTCGATCGGGCGACGACCAGTGAATTTACCGGGACCGCCGGAGTCATCGATTTTGTGAAAGATTTAAACCTGACCAAGGAGCAGGCGTTATTGGTGAGTGATCACCTGCCGATCTGGGCGGAATTCAGCATCTACGAACAACCAGCCTTCGCCGCCGTCGCCACTCGCCCCAGCAGCTCCGCCCCGCAACGCTAA